The Sulfurimonas sp. HSL-1716 sequence TACGCCATTCATGCAGGTCGGTATTTAACCGACAAGGAATTTCGCTACCTTAGGACCGTTATAGTTACGGCCGCCGTTTACTTGTGCTTCAATTCAATGCTTCGCAGAGCTAACAAATCCTTTTAACATTCAAGCACCGGGCAGGCGTCACACCCTATACATCCTCTTACGAGTTAGCAGAGTGCTGTGTTTTTGGTAAACAGTCGGGAGGGACACTTTGCTGCGGCCTTTGATCGCTTTGGAGAGTAAATCTCCTAACGATTAAGGCACACCTTATACCGAAGATACGGTGCTAGTTTGCAGAGTTCCTTAACCAGGGTTCTTCCACGCGCCTTAGAATACTCATCTCACCCACCTGTGTCGGTTTACGGTACGGGCAACGGCTGTTCTCGCTTAGAGGCTTTTCTCGGCACGACAGTATCAACGATTCAACCCGCTCTCCGAAGAGATTGGATTGCCTGTCAGGTCTCGGATTCGCGATAAGCGGATTTGCCTGCTTATCATCCTACACCCTTCGAGCCACTATTCCATCAGTGACCTCGTTTAACTCTATGCGTCCCCCCATCACTCAAATGAACAACCGTCGGTATCGGAATATTAACCGATTTGCCATCGTCTACCCCTTTCGGACTCGACTTAGGTCCCGACTAACCCTACGATGACGAGCATCGCGTAGGAAACCTTGGGTTTACGGCGAAGGGAATTCTCATCCCTTTTATCGCTACTCATGCCTGCATGCTCACTTCCAAACGCTCCACCACTCCTTGCCGGTATGGCTTCTACGCTGTTTGGAACGCTCTCCTACCACTCATAGTAAACTATGAATCTAGAGCTTCGGTGTACATCTTAGCCCCGTTATATTTTCGGCGCAGAATCGCTAGACCAGTGAGCTGTTACGCTTTCTTTAAAGGATGGCTGCTTCTAAGCCAACCTCCTGGTTGTCACAGCAACTCCACATCCTTTTCCACTCAGATGTAACTTTGGGACCTTAGCTGCTAGTCTGGGTTGTTCCCCTCTTGACGATTGATTTTATCACCCACCGCCTGACTCCCGAGGTTGCACATACAGTATTCGGAGTTTGATAGGGTTTGGTACCGCGGTAGGCAGCCCTAGCCCTGTCAGTGCTCTACCCCTGTATGCTAATGCTCGAGGCTATACCTAAATATATTTCGGAGAGAACCAGCTATCACTGAGTTTGATTGGCCTTTCACCCCTATCCACAAGTCATCCCGAGACTTTTCAACGTCAATGGGTTCGGTCCTCCACTGGCTCTTACACCAGCTTCAACCTGCTCATGGATAGATCACTCAGTTTCGGGTCTGCAGCATCTGACTATGTCGCCCTATTAAGACTCGCTTTCGCTACGGCTTCGCGTTCGCTTAACCTCGCCAGATACCACAACTCGCAGGCTCATTATGCAAAAGGCAGTCCGTCACACTTATATATAATAGTGCTCCGAATGATTGTAAGCCATAGGTTTCAGGTTCTATTTCACTCTGCTCACCGCAGTTCTTTTCACCTTTCCCTCACGGTACTGGTTCACTATCGGTCTGGTAGTAGTATTTAGGATTGGAGGGTGGTCCCCCCGGCTTCAGTCAAGATAACACGTGTCCCGACCTACTCTGGATCCTGCTGGCTTATCGTCGATTTCGATTATGGGGCTATCACCCTCTATGGCCCATCTTTCCAAATGGCTCATCTATCGACTCAAATACCGTATGCAGTCCGCAACCCCTAGTGCAAGCACCAGGTTTGTCCTAATCCCATTTCGCTCGCCGCTACTTTGGGAATCTCGTTTGATTTCTCTTCCTGAAGGTACTGAGATGTTTCACTTCCCTTCGTTCGCCCCCCGTAGGGTGACATGACTCGCGCCATGCCGGGTTGCCCCATTCAGAAATCCCCGGATCAAAGCTTCTTGGCAGCTCCCCGAGGCTTTTCGCAGCCTAGTACGTCTTTCATCGCCTCTACCAGCCAAGGCATCCACCTATGGCCCTTAATATCTTTTTTTTATATGATACGTTATCCGAACAAAGTCCGAATACCTACGTTAACACTGGGTTTACTTCAGCAGTAAGCTCATCGCACTAGTGCGATTGGACTCTCTGTCGAAGAGAACTTAGCGTTAGCGCAGCCTAAGGAATTACTTCCTTTGGCGTACTATTCTAATTTGCGCTCACTGCCTTACTTAACATAAGACAGCGATCTGTTGTAGTTGTTATTTCAAAAATAAACCTTGTTTATTCTTTACTTTAGTTGACTTTGACAATATTAATTTAATGAACTCTTCTTAGACTTTTAAAGTCTAACACTAAACCTACCTCTGTAGGTCTGGTGTTAAACTTTATAATGAAAAGATGGTGGAGAATAGCGGGATCGAACCGCTGACCTACTGCGTGCAAGGCAGTCGCTCTCCCAGCTGAGCTAATTCCCCATCAAGTAATCATAATACAGCCTGATCACTCAGGACTAAGCAAGCAGACAACTGAACAACTAACATTTTTTTCTCGTGTGAGATTTTCTTTATATTGAGCATATCAAACGAATGATATCTCTTTACTCTAGAAAGGAGGTGATCCAACCGCAGGTTCTCCTACGGTTACCTTGTTACGACTTCACCCCAGTCGCTAATTCCACCGTAAGCGGTAGCCCCCCGAAGGTTAGCTTCCCGATTTCGGGTGAAATCAACTCCCATGGTGTGACGGGCGGTGAGTACAAGACCCGGGAACGTATTCACCGTAGCAATGCTGATCTACGATTACTAGTGATTCCAGCTTCATGCTCTCGAGTTGCAGAGAACAATCCGAACTGAGAGACGCTTTAAGAGATTGGCTCCACCTCGCGGTATCGCAACTCTCTGTACGCCCCATTGTAGCACGTGTGTAGCCCTGGCCGTAAGGGCCATGATGACTTGACGTCGTCCTCACCTTCCTCCTCCTTACGAAGGCAGTCTCGTTAGAGTGCTCAGCCAAACTGTTAGCAACTAACGACGAGGGTTGCGCTCGTTGCGGGACTTAACCCAACATCTCACGACACGAGCTGACGACAGCCGTGCAGCACCTGTTTTCAAGTTCCCCGAAAGGCACTACCGTATCTCTACAGTATTCTATCAATGTCAAGGCCAGGTAAGGTTCTTCGCGTATCTTCGAATTAAACCACATGCTCCACCACTTGTGCGGGTCCCCGTCTATTCCTTTGAGTTTTAATCTTGCGACCGTACTCCCCAGGCGGTTCACTTAATCCGTTTGGTGCATCACCGAGATGACAAGCATCCCGACGACTAGTGAACATCGTTTAGGGCGTGGACTACCAGGGTATCTAATCCTGTTTGCTCCCCACGCTTTCACGCCTTAGCGTCAGTTATGTTCCAGGAGATCGCCTTCGCTTTCGGTATTCCTAGTGATATCTACGGATTTTACCCCTACACCACTAATTCCATCTCCCCCTCCCATACTCTAGGCTCCCAGTTTCAAGTGCAGTTCTACAGTTAAGCTGTAGGATTTCACACCTGACTTGACAACCCGCCTACGCGTCCTTTACGCCCAGTGATTCCGAGTAACGCTTGCACCCTCCGTATTACCGCGGCTGCTGGCACGGAGTTAGCCGGTGCTTATTCATGAGCTACCGTCATTATCTTGACTCATAAAAGGAGTTTACACACCGAAATGCGTCATCCTCCACGCGGCGTTGCTGCATCAGGGTTCCCCCCATTGTGCAATATTCCTCACTGCTGCCTCCCGTAGGAGTCTGGTCCGTGTCTCAGTACCAGTGTGGCGGATCATCCTCTCAAACCCGCTACCCGTCATTGCCTTGGTGAGCCCTTACCTCACCAACTAGCTGATAGGATATAGTCTGATCCCAAAGCGAAAAAACATTTCCCGTTTAAGCTTCTGCTTAAAAGGTGTATCCAGTATTAATCACCGTTTCCAGTGGCTATCCCGGTCTTTGGGGCACATTAACTATATATTACTCACCCGTGCGCCACTAATCCTAAGAGCAAGCTCTTATTCATCGTTCGACTTGCATGTGTTAAGCACGCCGCCAGCGTTCACTCTGAGCCAGGATCAAACTCTCCATAATTGAATTATTTGAACCAAAGCCCAAGATAAAAATCATTGGCTTTATTTTTTAAAAAGTATCCATTTAATAAATAGTATTAAATAGACGGTTATGTTATAGTTATCTTTAAGTAAACTTCCGACAACCCTAACTCTCGTTAGCCGTCCCCGTCGTCTACTTGCTTAGTTTTCAATGATCTCAAACGTGAAATTCTTATCTCTCTTTAAATCCCTAAACTTTAGGTCTCTTCGTTTGTGGACGGGAATTATAGGGAAAAATCTATCCATTGTCAAGAGGTTTTTGGAAGAATCTTATAGAAATTTTTGAATTTGTACAAATTGTATAAAATTAACTCTGTTACGTTCAATTTTTGTTAACTAATCATTCATAAATTTAGTATATATTTCACTTGTAAATTATATGTGCGAAAAACTATATTATAATACTGCACTATAATAATAGGAGAAATATATGGGATTATATGATAGAGATTATGCAAGATCTACTTCATTCGGCTTTGAAGCTGTGCGTCGTACTGAAGCACAGACCGTCTCTTTTGTAAAAGAAACGTACAAACTATTCGCTGCATCTATGCTTGCTGCTGCGGTCGGTGCGTATGTAGGAATTCCATTTGCGGGCGCTGTTGCGGCAAGTTACTGGTTTATAGCTATCCCTTGGATGCTATTTGGGATGTTTGGCTTGAATATGGTAAAAAATAAGCCCGGTATAAATATGATCGCACTTTTTGCTTTCACATTTGTCAGCGGTATTATAATAACTCCGCTTTTAAGTCATATTCTAGGAATGAAAGGCGGCGGTGCTTTAGTCGCGAACGCTTTTTTAATGACATCCGCTCTTTTTGGAGCATTGAGCTTTTTTGCGATAAAAACGACTAAAGATTTTACTACATACAGCAAACCGTTGATTATAGCTTTTTTTGTGATCCTTGGATTTTCACTGATAAACGTGTTTTTCATTCACAGTCCGGCTATATTCCTGTTTATTCAAGCCGCTTTCCTGCTTGTCATAAGCGTAATGGTCATCCATGATACGCAAAACGTCATAAGCGGCGCGTATGAGACACCGATGGACGGTGCAATCGCTTTATATCTGGATTTTTTCAATCTGTTTATAACGCTTTTGCAGCTATTTGGCATCTTTGGCTCAAGCGATGACTAACGAACTTACACCCGATCTTTTTCGGGTGTGCGATGCAAATCTCAACCGTCTTAAAGAGGGAATACGCGTCGTCGAGGATATAGCGAGATACAGAGATAACAACAAAGAGCTCTCTTTAAAACTCAAAGAGCTTCGTCATCTTGCAAAGATAGATGATCTAAAACCGCTGCTAAACGGAAGGGACAGTATGAACGACGTCCTTCGTCCTTCAACTCCTTCGGAAATGAATAGACAAAGCCTTCAAAATATCATAACCGCGAACTTCAAAAGAGCACAGGAATCCTCCCGCGTCTTAGAAGAAATATATAAATTAGCCGATCCAACACTCTCGGAAAACTTCAAACATATACGCTATACGCTTTACGCCTTGGAAAAAGAGTTTATATAAACGACTTCAAACTCCAGATAATTTAGCGGATACTCATCCATAAGTCTTTTGGTTTGTTTATAATCAAGCACGTTACGCCCTGCGCTTACCCCGCTTTTTTTAATATACTTGAACATATCGCGTACGCTTTCAAACTCTAATGAATAGTTCACGATCTCTATATCCGCTTTGAGACACTTTGCCGCCAACTCGATGACTTGCTCTTTTGAAGGCGTGATCGGATCTATTTTTGCCGTCTTGTTTACGGCAGCGAACGTACCGGAAGTAAAAAGCACCAAAGAGAACGGAACATCAAACCTTGCTATGTGTTCAAATACGCTTTTTAAATCCTCCGCCCACTGCAAAGCCGAAGCCGATACGACATAATCGAAATCCTCTTTCAAAAGATCTTCAAAAAGCGCAGCATCGTTAAAGTCGCCCAATATACATCTGACGTTAGAAGCTTTTGGATGAAGTTCTAACATCTTATGCGAAAAATCGACGCCGACAAACTTCTCCGGCTTCCAGTCTAAAAGATTATAGATGGCTCCGCTTCCGCATCCAAGATCCAAGATCTTTTTGGGCTTGCCTCTAAGAGATGTTATAAGTTTCTTTGCGACTTTTTCCTGTATCTGATTGAACTTCGGATACTCTCGCGCATACTTTGAAAACTCACGACTTATTTTCATCTTTTATTTACGACCAGCGATATAATAAAAAACAGAATCACGCACATGACTATAGTGGCTCCCGAAGGCAGTGAATAGTAATATGAAAGCGTCATACCTATGATCACTGAGAGAAGAGCAAAAGCCAAAGAGATCAAGACCGTCTTTAAAAATCCTTGTCTGTACTGCAGCGCAGCGATACTCGGTATGACCATAAGTGCACCGATAAGAAGAGTGCCTACAACTCTTATTGAAAGCGCGATGATCACTGCGACGACGGTGACAAGAAGATAGTTCAGCATTTTTACCTTTATGCCGCTTGTATGTGCGACCTCTTCATCATACGATATAAAAAA is a genomic window containing:
- a CDS encoding thiamine-phosphate pyrophosphorylase produces the protein MTNELTPDLFRVCDANLNRLKEGIRVVEDIARYRDNNKELSLKLKELRHLAKIDDLKPLLNGRDSMNDVLRPSTPSEMNRQSLQNIITANFKRAQESSRVLEEIYKLADPTLSENFKHIRYTLYALEKEFI
- a CDS encoding methyltransferase domain-containing protein translates to MKISREFSKYAREYPKFNQIQEKVAKKLITSLRGKPKKILDLGCGSGAIYNLLDWKPEKFVGVDFSHKMLELHPKASNVRCILGDFNDAALFEDLLKEDFDYVVSASALQWAEDLKSVFEHIARFDVPFSLVLFTSGTFAAVNKTAKIDPITPSKEQVIELAAKCLKADIEIVNYSLEFESVRDMFKYIKKSGVSAGRNVLDYKQTKRLMDEYPLNYLEFEVVYINSFSKA
- a CDS encoding Bax inhibitor-1/YccA family protein; its protein translation is MGLYDRDYARSTSFGFEAVRRTEAQTVSFVKETYKLFAASMLAAAVGAYVGIPFAGAVAASYWFIAIPWMLFGMFGLNMVKNKPGINMIALFAFTFVSGIIITPLLSHILGMKGGGALVANAFLMTSALFGALSFFAIKTTKDFTTYSKPLIIAFFVILGFSLINVFFIHSPAIFLFIQAAFLLVISVMVIHDTQNVISGAYETPMDGAIALYLDFFNLFITLLQLFGIFGSSDD